The genomic region TATTGATTCTTTACTATTATTaagattatttaatttatcttcTCCTTTAAGTAATAGCTTATCATTGTAATACTTTACTGCAATTCTTTTTCCATCTGTATCTAATATTACTATTGCTTCCAATTGCTTTATTGATAcgtttttcattatattttttgtttttaagaATGAAATCAAATTTAcaatttgtatatatatttataaaaatatatatgcatcttataatataaaagaaaatatataattttattatttcactttactaaaatatattttttttttttttttggttttccatttatacaatttaaactatttaaaattagttttttttttttttttttttcatgcaaaaattacaaaaaatatatatatatatatatatattttcaataatttcacaaaattttctttttttttttaactgaTGATGAACTTCAATacttaaagataaaaaaggaaaataatttgtaatttctaaaaattaacatatttatatatattttaagcgTATAGCAATTAATATactttctttaaatttttaattttacaaataatattaaagaggtttaagtaataattcaaattacttaacattttaataaaaatttaaggtaattttttttttctgtgaatatttaaatttaaattttgttaTAAGAAATTGTTTTAATGctcttataattttatgtaattctaattttttatataaaataatgaaaaccTATTTGTaagatttatatatatcaaatatatattaatgaaatattataaattcattttatttaaaagtaccaacttttattttatgttttttttttttttttataaatagaaaatacaaataattctttgtttttttaacatataaCTATTTTTTAGTTTACAGCTtatgtaatttatatattcctgtatttttttttttatattttgatttattttttcgtTTAATTGTACTTATGctacatttatattattactgTTCACGTTATAATTAGTCTATTTAGTTTtgattaatattttcatctttaataaggaaatttattttatttcttttgaaataaataaaaaaaaattttttttgttttttttttttttttatcttccaatgttttaatttctatataaagttatttttaaaattatattttacaaaatgGCTCATTTATATGAAGaagtttataaaaaaagaaagtattTTGATAGATCCTTGTGTAATGATTATGAAGATTggttaaataaaatacaatttTCAAAAACAGTTTACATTGGCAATTTGTCAATATATACAACTGAGCAACAAATTTATGAGGTAAATTAAACTATATTggaatgaaaatataattttaataatttatattctaacaatttttaaaattgttctaaaataaaaaaaaaaaattttttttttctataattcatatatgtacttatatatatacatataattaaagaataatataCTTATACAAGATATGGGTAATTTtagtaatttaaatgataataatgtaTAGAATAAAGTTTtagtaatataaataaaaatatatatatatatatattttattttttttagcatATGAGTAAAGCTGGTGATGTTGAAAATGTAATCATGGGATTAcatagaaaagaaaaatctcCATGCGGTTTTTGTTTTGtggtttttaaaaaaaaagaaggatATAATCACGCTGTTAATTTTCTTAATAATTCTATATTGGATGGGAGAATAATAAGAGTTGATGAAGATTTGGGAATTATTGGTAAAAGGAAATACGGAAGAGGAAAAACTGGTGTTCAAAAAAGAGatgaaagaaataaattttatgatgAAGATAGACCAAAAGTACTTGATAATTTAGCTGATTACAATACAaccaaaaaaagaaaatttaacaattttaatgaaaattatgataGAAGCGTTAAACAAAGGAGATCAACTAATTATACTTTAAATGCTAATGATaccaaaaataataaatttgtaAATTTAAAGC from Plasmodium relictum strain SGS1 genome assembly, chromosome: 5 harbors:
- a CDS encoding nuclear cap-binding protein, putative — translated: MAHLYEEVYKKRKYFDRSLCNDYEDWLNKIQFSKTVYIGNLSIYTTEQQIYEHMSKAGDVENVIMGLHRKEKSPCGFCFVVFKKKEGYNHAVNFLNNSILDGRIIRVDEDLGIIGKRKYGRGKTGVQKRDERNKFYDEDRPKVLDNLADYNTTKKRKFNNFNENYDRSVKQRRSTNYTLNANDTKNNKFVNLKPAVTLYPNVQHLMSYRNKNDKLYNFHVKKDNKRNI